CCAGTACATCTGTTGAGATCAGTATTTGTGATTCTTTGCAGAAAGGTCTTGATCAGATTGCAGACCGTATTCCGGATCTTCTCTTACTGGATCTTAACCTCAATGGGGATAATGGATTTGAAATATTGGAACATATGGTGGCGTCTTCTTTTCATACCATTATTGTTTCAGCCAATATTGATAAAGCAATCACAGCCTTTGCTTATGGAGTACTTGATTTTGTTCCTAAACCTTTCGATCAGGAAAGGTTTTTTAAAGCTTTGACCCGTTTTGTGAGCCCTGCTTTAAAGGTTGAGGAGGATATTAAATATCTGGCTGTAAAGAAGGCCGGACAGGTACGGCTCATCAATATTGCAGAAGTAGTTTATATAAAAGGAGCCGGGATCTATACCGAGCTTCATCTTAATAATGGACGGACTGAATTGCATGATAAGTCCCTTGAATTACTGCACCAGCTTCTCCCTGACCAATTTGAAAGGGTTCATAAATCTTATTTAGTCAACTTTATACAAGTCGAAAAGATGCTTGTGAACACCGGAACACGCTATAGTGTATTGCTTAAAAGCGGTGAAATACTGCCTGTAGGGCGGTCAAGATACAAAGATTTGAAAAATAGAATAGTATGATCTTTTGTGGTTAGTTATTCCGAATAATAATAAAA
This genomic window from Chryseobacterium sp. MEBOG06 contains:
- a CDS encoding LytR/AlgR family response regulator transcription factor — encoded protein: MNILIIEDEARIARRLERMTTDFFASTSVEISICDSLQKGLDQIADRIPDLLLLDLNLNGDNGFEILEHMVASSFHTIIVSANIDKAITAFAYGVLDFVPKPFDQERFFKALTRFVSPALKVEEDIKYLAVKKAGQVRLINIAEVVYIKGAGIYTELHLNNGRTELHDKSLELLHQLLPDQFERVHKSYLVNFIQVEKMLVNTGTRYSVLLKSGEILPVGRSRYKDLKNRIV